Genomic window (Acropora muricata isolate sample 2 chromosome 11, ASM3666990v1, whole genome shotgun sequence):
TACTAATATAAAattatactcactcagtgattttggtgtttcaagcaatctgattggtttgcgATCTTGGAGTAATTGAAGTTCATGAATTCACTCCCCAAAGAGTGAATAATGTGGGATAttacaaccaaaacaaaatggccagcATTAACTTGTATAATTTTCAAGATATCAATTCAATCAAGTTTGAATAGTTTTCTTCCCCAAATACTGGGAGCAAGtattgttgagatcacttttCGTGTATACCGTATACAtattacacaaaaacaataattattattattgttttcaatcttGGGGAATAGTGGGAGAATGTCTACCtcaatttcaaagaataatattgttataataataataattatcattataacAATGTTGTTATTGATAAAGGGATTTCATTTGGCAGTCATACTGTTTTACATGTATGAAACACTGGCTATGTAGCTCTGATAATATTGAAAGATCTACTACCCTTCAGTAGGGTTCAGAAGGTATAAATTGGGAATTTCTAAGCACTGCAATTTACTCTTAAATTACTTAGATCTTACACTGTTTACACACTACTGATTTGCTTTGAAGTCTAATAATAAGGCTTAATCAAATTATCTACATTAACTTTGACCtttttttatctattttttAAGAACTCCAAAAATTATTCAACATGTCAGGAAAACCGCTGCTGAAGATAAAGATATTGCATCTGTTGGGCCAAGTGAGtcagagaaaaacaaacaaggaaaaagcTGCATTGTGGAAAGTGCTGTTACAGATGGTGATACTACTAAACATGAGTGAGTCAGTGCATTTAGCTCAGGAATAAGTTTAATCTTTGTTGTCATCATATTAttggaagtcatcttcagagtcaagtgacgaTTGGAAATTCAAACTAATGTAGTGATGCTCTTGCGTGTGTTGTGATTGGTAGTTGGAAGAACAATGTGATTGGTAGTTGGGAGAGCAATGTGATTGGTAGTTGGAAAAGCAATGTGATTGGTAGTGAGGATGGTGATTGGTGATTGGTGCGTCTTTATGTATTTGTATAAAGTGCAGGAAGGTTGCAGTAAAATATAAACATACTTAttgtacaaaaaaattaataataataataattttttcacttttgtttcaGGGACAATAAACGCCCTGTGCTTATCCCCTTGCCTTTCATCAGGTCGCAGATAAATGTGGTATCATCTGTGAAGCAACAAAAACCAACGTACTCTGTTCCCTACATCTACAGCAATGGGCCatcaaacaaaggaaaattgcaGGATCCTCAGAAACAGAACACCACCTCTGCAGCAGTTATCATGTTTGACCCAATGAACATACCAGATCTGGGTCATGGAGGAGCACTAAAAAGCAACTTTGCAGTTGAATGGAAAAGTGCTAACAAGTCAAACAAGCAGGACAATTTGAATGCTGATTTCAAATTTTCACATTCCCGTTCGACGCCAGTTATATTGCCCTCTGCACCTGTTCAAGGTACCGCTCTTAGTCATAAACAGGCCTAAGTAATATATGCTAAGTTAACAACTgcatcaagctgagtggaaggtgggtgcccgGGATGTCTaggggcctccactgtgatcagccatCCCCCTAGACAGTAAAATgctcccatggctagcaatacctgcaacccagccatgagcccccacacaggGACATCCGGGCACCCATTACACTGTGATGacagtggaaagagagaaaacaaaaagaggagGGGTAGTGGGAGGGAAGCAGAAAAATAGGAGAAGCACtaatgctgaaaaaaaaatgcttaaagaaaaagcaaaggcTGTACAACGCTCTTCCCAGCGTGGTTCTAAATATAGCCCCTACACTGAGACTGCATGACCTACATGAGCCTGTGCATGTATGCATGAGACTGGTGATCGCTAAGCAAACAGCTCCATCATGGACTCAGATGCACGGGAAAACCAGTATCTCTTTtttgttaactaggttaaattgcatttaagcACATAAAAAAGTTGCCCTTTACATTTATTTAGGTGAGGAAATTTTTTAACTTGTTCTTGTGGGATTTTACTATGCCACAACCCTTAATATTCACATGTATTAATTTTCATTCTGACAAGAGCATCCAGCCTGTGACAAACTGTCCTTATGATATTTTAGGTGCTGTTACAGAAGAAAAGTCAAGCAAACTAGATATTGAAAGTGTTAGTTCAGACACTGATTTCCAAAGAGAACAGACTGTAGACTTGGATGCAGGGAAAGGCGACAGTACTGAATTCGTAGATGGAGATATCATGGTGAAGGGAATTCAGTGTAGTGTTATTACTGATGCAGGGGCGATTGAGAATGTGGAGATTTATGACTACAGTGAAAGAGGTACATGATATTTGGTATTATGGTCACCATGGCAACCAAGGGAGTTAAGACACTTTTTCCTCTCACGAGAagaatttaatttgttttctcaatttctatattttttaatattttatttgataTCCAACGatatatatgttgcaggttaatttgatttcaggtcaaaacgATATATATGTAGCAGGTTagtttgatttcaggtcaaaatgattttaatctAGGTTGATTTGCAACTTGTTTGTCTCTTTTTGTGATAATGAacaccagagataaagaaatgacagatcaacctacaatcatggacaaaagcagttgagacagtcctcgaaaaagacccctttcgttaaacgcgtgagtttttcaatctcaaattttcacttttggagcccctctccccttttcaatgttgtaaccacgtggcagtgtcaacgaagcgtctttcaacattgaaaagggggagagggggttaagctataggtaaaaaaaatgttttttgaatttacgcaaggacgcggataaaaagcgtttgttttgctcaaatgtgtcaacacttttgtccatgattgtctgaaattgcctttcagcgaaaatgaaaaggaattgtagtatatatgtgttgcaaatactgaaataccataatcattgcaatacaaaccgtctagttgtacttaggtcaggatttggaggcttaagagcagtgaaatatagttttccgcagactcgtttccagtcctcgcgcattaacggctgctttagtgcgctgcaacatttaggactcccgctaagcacaaattcagctcacaaacgttaaaaaaaacagaaaatcgtgtttgcgagataatacgtcaaagtgtagacccaaatttaagtccgggtagattttgattcgtggaattcgtgtgagtaaatttgctgataataaatccagtgattgaacttagcagcagaagtctggcatgacacaagctatcgctgacaatgcaaaatttctcgggaacagttgccacccataaaaaccagattttttgcttctgtccttgagaatatattcatgatatatgcgctgaggtggctttacaacgatttacaatggttcagaacggctttgcaacgacTCACAATGGTTTTTAACgtttcacatcggttcacataccacagaaaaaaaaaaaaatgttatttctttaattgaggatgtgaaccgttgtgaactgattgaaatctacagtcttgctcatgtgaaccgtaaaaaactgaatattcgtaaacaacaaaagctattttcgactttctgcctcaatgtgtcctcgaaaaccatttcgtgaaataattcttgctaATAAATAGCCTATGTCACGTAAaaattgcactctacaggtgcgcgacaggatttatagtttgctaaacaatgatgctaagtactactgagtagacggaacagtaatgatgctctgaaagcttcatactgtataaaatgtaattcagacaatcatggacaaaagcagttgagacagtcctcgaaaaagacccctttcgttaaacgcgtgagtttttcaatctcaaattttcacttttggagcccctctccccttttcaatgttgtaaccacgtggcagtgtcaacgaagcgtctttcaacattgaaaagggggagagggggttaagctataggtaaaaaaaatgttttctgaatttacgcaaggacgcggataaaaagcgtttgttttgctcaaatgtgtcaacacttttgtccatgattgtaggttaaatcattttgacctgaaattaaattcaacctgcaacatTATTATACACCACTTGGACCACACACGgtgggtctaaaacacaggtcagaGGTCAGGTCAGTCATGTGGCTTTTAGCCATGTGCTCACAGGGTAAATCAAGTGATGACAGCACCTATGGGTACTGCtacaatttatttaatttatattattgttatgtCCTTGGGAGAGGAATATAATTCTTAATTCTTAATTATTCTTCCTATTGCCCTGACTTGACCtatgacctgtgttttagacctgCCTGactacataattataatactcCCTATACTCATACACTATGACCTTATCTAGAGCACTCAGTGTTCTcgctaagttttagctcagcaggtaggGGACAATtgctgaccggtattttttaaaacaacttatataggtttagtaaaccttcaagaggttgcaggcggtaagaactgttgcttgaggcggtaaattttaccagttaccgcctgataaggagaacactgagcAATTACTCTGCAATAAATTATATAGTGAACCTTGAAGTTCTCCACTGCTGTGAAGCACTTGCTATGTTATTCTGTAGCACAGTGGTATGTAACCCACACCCTAACCATAAAGCTGTACAGCTTTCAAAATGTTTGAGGCATTTTACCAACTTGCTTAAATGAAGTATGAGAATTTTCTGTTAATTTCTAGATGTTGAGAGCGAACAGGAAGCAGCAAAGCAAATCCAGGTGTGTGTTTCTGTTAGATTGTGAACTTTAAGTCACCACTGTTTTGTTTTCGAAGCTTCTGTGCTCTTAATATTACTCTCGCTTGCTTGAGATGACTTTATTGTTGTGATCTTTGAAATCGTACTCATACAAGTGTGATCATCATATCAATTTAAGTCATGCAATCTGTCCTGCATAGGTAGTCATACAGTTttgagttcaatttggaattaatttgcataaGTGAGTTTTTCAAGAAGCTGTAGTTGCATGAGCTAGCTGCTTTGGCAAGTCCAGTTCCAGCTTTTTGAAGAAATTGGCATGGAGGAATTGCTGGaagattatattttgtttttctcttcggCATagaatttgtataggtaatagcatgacttgtagtggtatttggcaataatactgcgagtaatatttcaaaattgtccaaaatggtatttggaaaattttgaaatattacgaggcggtattattgccaaatactacgtgcaggtcatgctattatttgtttataatagaagcgGAGAAAATTTGggtaacgcacaagagacctttctttttacggttgaaaaaaaaaaaacacaggcgtctacgttcgtaacaatctttttacgtctatggaagaaatgattgacagttttttgtgaaaccagtacaaaccattcaaggcacaTTCTGCACATTGTTCTGCTCAGGTCTTTTGAGCATTCTCCAAGGGCGTCCATTgtgatattagggagcttaagcatgcaacgtttttgagccacgaacggcaaccggaagtgtgctgttttcgtatttaacttctcttcacactaccacattaatgttgttaagtctcttttcactagcagagacgattattttgaaaatctgagagagaccactgtccttgcgtgcgaaatgttcacttccggtgtccgtccgtgggttaaaaacgttgcatgcttaagctccctattatatTGCTGCACTTGGTATCCCGGGTACTGTTGCTTTAGCTCCCATCTCTTTGGTCCACACTTCAGGGTCTTCTCTTCACCCTTGTTCTCCCTGCTTTCAATCCATGGACAACTCATTGCCAATGTGATGGTGAtgatctattttattttattttttaacagcTTTATTGGGTTTGactttcaaaaattattttttaacagctttattgggtttgaattgaaaaaaaaaacaaaacagtagcACATAATACAAACAGAACACAAGGTCCCATGCAAgcagatatgtccaggatcgatcttgttagcaaattattttcacaaaagtaacaaggattctccttgctagctaaaaaaaatttgtaaggGGTGTTTTTAGAAACAAAGCACACACTAGTGACCAATTGTATCAACTGTTATTTAAGATAATTCAACTGGCATacatcttgttacttttgtgatttttgcgatatttgtaaatgagtttgtcataattttttcatcaattattTCTGTTGCGACAAttgcgaaaataatttgctagcaaatgCGAGaataatttgctagcaaatttttgctaacaagatcgatcctggacataagtgcatGCGATGCACTCCGCTATATTAAAAAGTcaataaatcaatcaataaatcaaaaaaggacattttttttaagaaatgcAATAGCTAGTGATGGCAGGGGCAGGTTCTGGTCATAGACCAGGTATGGGTGTAGTCGGCAGCAAAAGAGGTCCTAAGTAAGTGCATGAGGTCAGACGTAATAGAGTTCTTGAACGATTCCACAATGGAGAAATTTGAAGGCAGCTACAGTTTACACATCTAGTAACAGAGTTTAATAATTGTGTTAAAGTAGGATGACTGAGGGGCTTGTTTTACATAACAGTGTTATATTAAAGACTGTAGGCAGAACAGAGTCTGGTTTGGCCATGGCTGGCAAAAGATACAAACTCTTTAACATTTAGATCAGTGAGACTGTTGAGATAtttgtagaaaaaaaattttgagttCACGGTCAAAGGTTAGGAGTAGAAGGTTTAGAAGCCTGTCAGTTTAGTAGTTTGTAGGATCCATCTCGTCATTCTCCTCTGCACTCTTTCAatctcttttttcttgttttatttagGAATTAGAAGAGCTAGGGGGCAAAAAGATTCAAGAGGTTGTTGAGCTATTGGAGGAACATCAACATATTTTAGATGAGGTCAAGGAACTGGAAAAGGAGTTGAACAAGGCTTCTTCATGACGTGCCCTGAACTGGTTTGGCACAACTGACTCTAGCTTCATCTGTAGCACCATCAATATACTATGCAACCTGTGTCTGCTGCTGGCTTCTGATTAGCAGTGCAACTCTCCCATATGATCACATTCATTTCTTGTGGCTTCAGGGTGTATCATTGGCTATTCCCTACCAATCCACAATGGCAAACTGAGAATGTTGTCTCGTGTGTTACCTCAGCTGAGGAATAATGTATATATAAGATAACGTACATATTATCGGCCAAATTTCCAAAAAGCTTGAATTTACGTAGAAGGCAGTCTCTTCTGTGAATTTTCCTGAGGGTCTTAAACTCAGGTTATTGGTCACAGGTCAAGTCAGGGCAATAGGAAGAATAATTCTTCTGCCACGGAAATCACaagaaatataaaagaaataaattatggcagtacccataagtcctgtcGTCACCTGATTTACCCTTTGAGCGCATGGCTAAAAGTCATAGACCTGAGCTGACCTATGGCCTGTGTTTTAGACCAGGTGTGCATTTTTACCTTTCTccagggttttccttttcaaatgaagcaGGAGGTGAGTGAACTTTTGCAGGCGGAGCCAATATGGGCAAGCAGTACCCTtttttacaccaaaggagcgaatGTGACTGGAAGAATAATTCATTCAGTTGCCAGGGACTAAACTCTTCACAGGCGGCAAAAGTCGCTGGTCGCcggctgaaaaggaaaaccctgtCCGTAAGTCTTGCAACGTTGCACTAAAAAATAGTAATTTATGGTAAGATTATAAACTCTACTTTAATGGCAATCTATGGAAAGATGGATGAGAACTTTTGtagttaaattatttttgtgactAACTTCACTGCATTTCTGCCGGGTGGACCGAAGAGaggtatttttttaatttgagattgtttttttatttctcactGTCTGAATGTTTTTCTAGAAATGAAtgacaagcaaaaaataatttcaaagcgTTATGGAAAATAGTTTGTGGCCTTATTAAGATGTGTGTTTTGAAATAAACAATTATATATATGGTATCGCATGATAATGAAAAGGTCTCGTTTTTGCAACTTTATATGGTTTTGAGGGAGAAAGGATGTCAGAAGATCGGGTGTGGTCTTTTGTATTCATTCACAGTGGCTTGGATTTCAAGGTTTTTCATAACTCTCATTAAAACTaagaaaacaatgcaaacatGTTTTAATGTTGATTTATCCAAAGAAGGCCATCCTTATTAAATCAAGCACAAAAAATATAAATGGAATGAACAAGAGAAGAATGATGAAAACTAGGTGGTTGCTGTCTGTGTTagaccaggagcctatgacaTAGGCtccaacctcgtttccagggcctctcctcttcccttcccctggagcgagagagcggaagaggagaggccctgggaacgaggttgcataGGCTCCTGGTTAGACTAATTtacggaaagcactagatagacaccgcggtcaaacgttTGAGCATGCGCGAGACCTTGCGCGGTGATCGTAGATTGCATCCAAGATTGCATCGTTCGATTCGAAAAGGCTGTGAGAACGGCTGCATCTTGTTGTGAGTTAGAAGCGAAATTTTCTCCTTACTTCAATGAGGTTCATCACCGATAGTagggaggaagaagaggaacttatgacatgaattgtaagtatgcttaaatgtgcatttgtgttaatattctccgactgtttttgcattaattttgttgatcaatgactCGACGCGCAGTTGATGCAAATCGTAGGGCTGAAAAATCTAACCTTATTAAGTTTATATTATTTAATACAGTTACACTAACACATGCCTGAATGACTTCTTGGTGTTTCCATCGAAAACTAACCATACAATTTAGGTTCTGGCTCGTACAAAATGCaaccttgtttggttgctcttttcgaTGACCTCGTATATTTCATGGTTCTCTTTCTTGACCGATGAAGGCTTCTTCTAACTTTTTGCATGATATAAGCTCACATTTTCTCGCTAAGAATTGAGGTGTATATTAATTAAGGAcaaactaaatctgtaaaaaatagttgttaatttcatttctgatttcattaagtaaggctatgttttaaataaacttaagcttactgaaaattaagcaaactgaacagattttaaggagatgataagcccaaactacatgttgtagtttgggcttatcatctctttcactgccttcaagaaattctcggtgttttcaacagttgtact
Coding sequences:
- the LOC136890945 gene encoding uncharacterized protein, with the protein product MYGELHLSSVDTMMRESRTNPFTKQVHFANGFPPKGLLQAASPSHYRTRGHFVSLDDESPRAGKNRHSIPPLAKGRGQFCSTRDRPENERYRKKPDPLNLPKAAEKTGFSASQIKHAKQRTVRACRSTEPPSVATVYNLKNLARREVYSTPPNRPLDIDLEDEMMPPSHHSVENKAKNIKIISDVEKKRIQAELAGIGEVYQRICQGKTESLHSLMFPSRRDTKRGTVQYISTTAPVQLRTPKIIQHVRKTAAEDKDIASVGPSESEKNKQGKSCIVESAVTDGDTTKHEDNKRPVLIPLPFIRSQINVVSSVKQQKPTYSVPYIYSNGPSNKGKLQDPQKQNTTSAAVIMFDPMNIPDLGHGGALKSNFAVEWKSANKSNKQDNLNADFKFSHSRSTPVILPSAPVQGAVTEEKSSKLDIESVSSDTDFQREQTVDLDAGKGDSTEFVDGDIMVKGIQCSVITDAGAIENVEIYDYSERDVESEQEAAKQIQELEELGGKKIQEVVELLEEHQHILDEVKELEKELNKASS